The genomic interval AGGGGTATCGATTCCTATGGACATTAGACAAATCGCATGTTTTGCGGAAGTTGCCCGTCAGCTGAACGTTACACGTGCGGCTGCAACCCTTCATATCTCCCAGCCATCACTGAGCAAAACAATCAAAAATCTTGAACAGGAGCTTGGTGCACCACTTTTTTACCGGGGGGCACAACAGCTGGAATTGACCGATGCAGGGGAAGCCTTTTTAGTCAATGCGAAGGTGCTTCTTGATGCTTTTGACAACCTGACAGCCGAACTGAATGATGTGATTGATTTGAAAAAAGGAGAAATCAAAATCGGCATCCCCCCGATCATTGGTGCCGCATTTTTTTCAACGTTTATCAGCCGCTACAAAGAAAACTATCCTTCTATTGATCTTTTATTAACGGAAGTCGGCAGCAATAAAATCAGTCAAGGCGTCAGTGAGGGCGATCTCGATATTGGCTTGGTATGCAATCTCCCGGCACAGCAAGAAAACCTCGAAATCATCCAACTTCTAAAAGATCCATTAATGCTTGTGGTGCACAAAGACCACCAATGGGCCGGCAGATCCGCTATTGATTTTGCGGAAATCAAGCACGAACCACTCATCCTATATCGGCACGACTTTTCCCTTCATGACAAAATTATGGCCGTATGTGCGGAACACGGCTTTGAACCGAAAGTCGTCTGCGAAAGCTCACAAAAAGATTTCATGATGGAGATGGTCGGCGCCAAACTTGGTGTGACGCTGCTCCCAAGCCGCATCTGCAGGCAAATTGAAAATGATCGGCTGGTAAGCATTCCGTTTACCAAACCTGAGGTCAATCTTGAACTTGGAATGATCTGGAATAAGGATAAGTATTTGCCATATGCGGTAAGGGAATTTATTGGGATGTCCGAGTCTCATCGTGTTTGAGGCGGGACGGGCTGTCGATAGGGTGGCAAGTGGGCTTTTTTGAATGGGAGATTTTCGGCTGGGCCGAAAATCAGCTGCCTTTGGATCGCACCCCCTTAAGTGCCAGGCACATACACAACTCTGAATTATTAAAGTGCCTGGCACCATGCAAACACACAATTCTGAATTGTCAAAGTGCCTGGCACCATGCAAACACCTGTTCAGCCATATGCTGGTGGCCTTCTTGATTTAGATGCATATAATCGATGTTGTTCATGGATACGGTGCTGCCTGCATCTAAAAAGTGAATGCCGGTTCCTTTTAGCAATGTCTGTAAATGCCGTGGAAATGCGCTTGATTTTACGTCACAATCTTTGCCCATAGGATGCTTGATGTCTGTCGTGGCGTACGCAGCGCCGAT from Lentibacillus cibarius carries:
- a CDS encoding LysR family transcriptional regulator, encoding MDIRQIACFAEVARQLNVTRAAATLHISQPSLSKTIKNLEQELGAPLFYRGAQQLELTDAGEAFLVNAKVLLDAFDNLTAELNDVIDLKKGEIKIGIPPIIGAAFFSTFISRYKENYPSIDLLLTEVGSNKISQGVSEGDLDIGLVCNLPAQQENLEIIQLLKDPLMLVVHKDHQWAGRSAIDFAEIKHEPLILYRHDFSLHDKIMAVCAEHGFEPKVVCESSQKDFMMEMVGAKLGVTLLPSRICRQIENDRLVSIPFTKPEVNLELGMIWNKDKYLPYAVREFIGMSESHRV